From a region of the Primulina eburnea isolate SZY01 chromosome 7, ASM2296580v1, whole genome shotgun sequence genome:
- the LOC140837155 gene encoding uncharacterized protein — MNFLMMRSHSQTAIQEPPSVQETQLEVNYEPRPTSTLEGLFSDDSFPESTPSGTRHAENHEYEGENGSVTSSSGESNSQVNSHIDVGEDDGLIIIPCKEVPEKWMEAPDILSLRSLDRKFVFPGEQIHTLICLSACKQDTEIITPFKVAAVMNKNWTTKGNNKQNGDIEGPKDPVSQRVDLSAGGIHDQNGIEGVESQKDFPTGESLLRMEDYRRQTKQLLQKFKSSHFFARIAESHEPLWTKRRVQEAKLATSDTFENKLSGDSLETEKIMKKKNSINAAIDRGKFDARTSGGLVRDAAKCCSLPNGDIVVLLQVNVGVDFVRDSILEILQFEMYQERNSVMENQHAPASEKLETSGDLLKWLLPVNNSSLPPARAVSPPVLSSGSSIRNTSTKPTLSGSSGSQLFSFGNFRSYSMSSLPQNSTPPPSVTTPNSKPSFEPEDWNQFSFHKFVESGRSGNEALLSFRGVPLEPERFSVRCGLEGTFTPGRRWRKKIEIIQPVEINSVSVDCNTDDLLCVHVKNVSPEYASDIVVFIDAITIIFDETSTDGPPLNLPITCIEAGNDYHLPNLALRRGEEHSFILKPATSLMKGKGNSGSNLQPSRLPTGSAASSRQNYSIAEGKDSASSADQYAILVSCRCNYAESKLFFKQTTSWRPRISRDLMISVASEMSKQTLGSDGTQLPVQVLTLQASNMTSDDLTLTVLAPASFTPPPSVVSLSNSPSSPLSPFASSVELSERANTDKRSNAVRHMSSMSTNQGQKVEDGPQSVLLNGELSSLSDVVPSNDLGCTHLWLQSRVPLGSVPSHSMATIKLEVLPLTDGIITLDSLQIDVKEKGLTYVPEHSLKIYATSSISTGVI, encoded by the exons ATGAATTTCCTAATGATGAGGTCTCATAGTCAGACGGCAATTCAGGAGCCGCCATCTGTTCAAGAGACTCAGCTAGAGGTAAATTATGAGCCAAGACCCACTAGTACGTTAGAGGGTCTTTTTTCTGATGATTCATTTCCAGAGAGTACACCTTCCGGAACTCGCCATGCAGAAAATCATGAGTATGAGGGTGAGAATGGCAGCGTCACGAGTTCTAGTGGAGAGAGTAATTCTCAAGTTAATAGCCATATAGATGTTGGAGAAGATGATGGTTTGATAATTATACCATGTA AAGAAGTCCCTGAGAAATGGATGGAAGCACCAGATATACTTTCTCTTCGCTCCTTGGATCGCAAATTTGTTTTTCCTG GTGAACAAATCCATACACTTATATGCCTGTCTGCATGTAAGCAAGATACTGAAATTATTACCCCATTTAAAGTTGCCGCTGTTATGAATAAAAATTGGACCACAAAAGGCAATAATAAACAAAATGGAGATATTGAAGGTCCAAAAGATCCAGTTTCTCAGAGAGTGGACTTGAGTGCTGGTGGAATACATGATCAAAATGGGATTGAAGGGGTTGAGTCTCAAAAAGATTTTCCAACTGGTGAGTCTCTCCTCAGAATGGAAGATTACAGACGGCAGACAAAACAATTGTTGCAAAAATTCAAAAGTTCACATTTTTTCGCTCGAATTGCGGAGTCACATGAACCACTTTGGACTAAAAGAAGAGTGCAAGAAGCCAAACTCGCAACTTCTGATACATTTGAAAACAAATTGAGTGGGGATTCTTTAGAAACGGAAAAGATTATGAAAAAGAAGAATTCAATCAATGCGGCAATTGACCGAGGAAAATTTGATGCTCGTACATCAGGGGGATTAGTAAGAGATGCTGCCAAGTGCTGTTCCCTTCCAAATGGAGACATAGTG GTGCTATTACAGGTAAATGTTGGTGTTGACTTTGTGAGAGATTCCATCCTGGAGATTCTTCAATTTGAAATGTATCAAGAAAGAAATTCAGTTATGGAGAACCAACATGCTCCAGCTTCTGAGAAGCTGGAAACTTCTGGAGATCTGTTAAAATGGTTGCTTCCTGTGAATAATTCTAGTCTTCCACCAGCTCGAGCGGTATCTCCTCCTGTGTTGAGCTCTGGTTCAAGTATTCGGAACACGTCCACAAAACCTACACTATCTGGGTCTTCTGGTTCTCAACTATTCTCTTTTGGTAATTTTAGAAGTTATTCTATGTCCTCACTTCCTCAAAATTCAACACCGCCTCCATCTGTCACAACGCCTAATTCAAAACCAAGTTTTGAACCAGAAGATTGGAATCAATTTTCCTTCCATAAGTTTGTAGAAAGCGGAAGAAGCGGAAATGAAGCACTTCTATCTTTCCGTGGCGTGCCGTTGGAGCCAGAAAGATTTTCTGTTAGGTGTGGTTTAGAAGGAACTTTTACACCTGGGAGAAGGTGGAGGAAAAAGATAGAAATAATTCAACCAGTAGAAATCAATTCTGTATCTGTTGATTGCAATACGGATGATCTTCTTTGCGTTCATGTAAAG AATGTTTCCCCAGAATATGCTTCAGATAtcgtggtgtttatagatgccATAACAATAATATTTGATGAGACATCAACTGATGGACCGCCATTAAATTTACCGATTACATGCATAGAAGCTGGAAATGACTACCACTTGCCAAATTTAGCACTGAG GAGAGGTGAAGAACATTCTTTTATTCTCAAACCAGCAACTTCTTTGATGAAAGGTAAGGGTAACAGTGGCAGTAATCTACAACCATCGCGCTTGCCAACTGGAAGTGCTGCATCAAGTAGGCAAAACTACTCCATTGCTGAAGGAAAAGATAGTGCATCATCAGCTGATCAATATGCTATTCTTGTATCATGTCGGTGCAACTATGCTG AATCTAAGTTGTTCTTCAAGCAGACAACCAGCTGGCGGCCTCGGATTTCGAGAGATCTTATGATCTCCGTTGCATCTGAAATGTCAAAGCAAACACTTGGGTCAGATGGGACCCAACTTCCAGTTCAG GTCTTAACTCTTCAAGCATCAAATATGACATCAGACGATCTGACATTGACAGTTCTTGCCCCCGCATCATTTACTCCTCCTCCTTCTGTGGTGTCTTTGAGTAATTCGCCGTCCTCACCACTGAGTCCTTTTGCTTCTTCCGTTGAGTTGTCAGAGAGAGCGAATACTGATAAGAGAAGTAATGCTGTGCGGCACATGAGCTCCATGTCTACGAATCAAGGACAGAAAGTGGAAGATGGTCCACAATCAGTTCTGTTGAATGGGGAACTCAGTTCTTTATCTGACGTGGTTCCTAGTAATGATCTAGGTTGTACACATTTATGGTTACAGAGTAGAGTACCACTCGG ATCTGTCCCTTCTCACTCTATGGCTACCATCAAGCTCGAAGTTCTCCCATTGACAGATGGCATAATTACTCTTGATTCTCTGCAAATCGATGTCAAAGAGAAAG GTCTTACTTATGTACCCGAGCATTCACTCAAGATTTATGCAACTTCCAGCATCTCCACTGGTGTGATCTGA
- the LOC140837156 gene encoding homeobox-leucine zipper protein HOX13-like, translating into MESGRVYDDSRVASVLLRNEMIPCTSDVLDSLWIPNSSHPFHGSTSMMNFEEMRAENSIVDDGSQDFDECFRQPEKKRRLSPEQVRRLEQSFEVENKLEPDRKVQLAKDLGLQPRQVAIWFQNRRARCKTKHLEKEYDVLKASYDRLKADCDTLYQENEKLRNEVRLLSEKPRKKPKKEPYDPIVPSNVEPEKPTLTPNAAALNVTPPDAASSAKSDVFDSDSSDGNHSAMLEPADSLPVFFESEHSDFSQDEDDSLGRGIMSSSCFPKLETEWCDDLQPNSCNLGFPIQDQGTWFWSY; encoded by the exons ATGGAGAGTGGCAGGGTTTATGATGATTCCCGCGTGGCTAGTGTTTTGCTAAGGAATGAAATGATCCCTTGCACTTCTGATGTTCTTGATTCTCTCTGGATTCCAAATTCTTCCCACCCTTTTCATG GGTCTACTTCAATGATGAACTTCGAAGAAATGAGAGCAGAAAACAGTATTGTCGATGATGGGAGTCAAGATTTCGACGAATGCTTCCGCCAACCGGAGAAAAAGAGGCGGCTTTCGCCGGAACAAGTCCGGCGTCTTGAGCAAAGTTTCGAGGTTGAAAACAAGCTTGAGCCAGATAGGAAGGTTCAGCTGGCTAAAGATCTTGGTCTGCAGCCAAGACAGGTCGCTATTTGGTTCCAAAATCGACGAGCCCGGTGCAAAACTAAGCATCTCGAGAAGGAATACGACGTTTTGAAAGCAAGCTACGACAGATTGAAGGCAGACTGTGACACCCTTTACCAAGAAAACGAGAAATTAAGAAATGAG GTTCGTTTGCTAAGTGAGAAGCCTCGGAAGAAGCCCAAGAAAGAACCATATGATCCCATTGTTCCATCGAATGTCGAACCAGAGAAGCCAACTCTCACTCCAAATGCTGCTGCATTGAACGTAACCCCACCAGATGCCGCTAGCTCGGCGAAAAGCGATGTTTTCGATTCGGACAGCTCAGATGGAAACCATTCGGCAATGTTGGAGCCAGCTGATTCTTTGCCCGTCTTCTTCGAGTCAGAGCATTCTGATTTTTCTCAAGATGAAGATGACAGCCTAGGCAGAGGAATCATGTCTTCTTCATGCTTCCCAAAACTTGAAACTGAATGGTGTGATGATTTGCAGCCAAATTCTTGCAATTTGGGGTTCCCTATTCAAGATCAAGGGACTTGGTTCTGGTCTTATTGA